Proteins encoded by one window of Kribbella flavida DSM 17836:
- a CDS encoding metallophosphoesterase family protein — protein MGQIAVLADVHGVLPALEAVLAEPDVQQADVIVLAGDLASGPQPVETLDLLVALGNRAVWVRGNADRELVTLARGGQLDPPDDVTPWAANQLRPDQVELLADLPTSVTIGDTLFCHATPRDDEEVVLVDSPISRWADVLGGVPEQVRTIVCGHTHMPFARQVDRRLVVNAGSVGMPYGAPGPSWALLTPDGVQLRRSTLDAGAAADRVVQQSTYPGRAAWADEYLRTNYSDTEALAAFRPRAEA, from the coding sequence ATGGGACAGATTGCGGTGCTCGCGGACGTCCACGGCGTACTGCCGGCTCTCGAGGCGGTCCTGGCCGAGCCGGACGTGCAGCAGGCGGACGTCATCGTGCTGGCCGGCGACCTCGCGAGCGGGCCACAGCCGGTCGAGACGCTGGATCTCCTGGTGGCGTTGGGGAATCGGGCCGTCTGGGTGCGTGGCAATGCCGACCGTGAGCTGGTGACGCTGGCCCGGGGCGGGCAGCTCGACCCGCCCGACGACGTGACGCCGTGGGCCGCCAACCAGCTCCGGCCGGACCAGGTTGAACTGCTGGCAGACCTGCCGACCAGCGTGACCATCGGCGACACCCTGTTCTGCCACGCGACCCCGCGGGACGACGAGGAGGTTGTGCTCGTGGACAGCCCGATCAGCCGCTGGGCCGACGTGCTCGGCGGCGTACCGGAGCAGGTGCGGACGATCGTCTGCGGGCACACGCACATGCCGTTCGCCCGCCAGGTCGACCGGCGGCTGGTGGTGAACGCCGGCAGCGTCGGCATGCCGTACGGCGCCCCCGGTCCGAGCTGGGCGCTGCTCACCCCCGACGGCGTCCAGCTCCGGCGCTCCACCCTGGACGCCGGGGCCGCCGCGGACCGCGTCGTCCAGCAGTCCACCTACCCCGGACGAGCCGCCTGGGCCGACGAGTACCTGCGCACCAACTACAGCGACACCGAAGCCCTCGCCGCGTTCCGTCCCCGCGCGGAGGCCTGA